A genomic window from Nicotiana sylvestris chromosome 11, ASM39365v2, whole genome shotgun sequence includes:
- the LOC104224738 gene encoding ADP,ATP carrier protein, mitochondrial has protein sequence MADMNQHPTVFQKAANQLHLSSSLSQDVHARHGGVQPAVYQRRFAYGNYSNAGLQTCQATQDLSLITSNASPVFVQAPQEKGLAAFATDFLMGGVSAAVSKTAAAPIERVKLLIQNQDEMLKAGRLSEPYKGIGDCFGRTIKEEGIGSLWRGNTANVIRYFPTQALNFAFKDYFKRLFNFKKDRDGYWKWFAGNLASGGAAGASSLLFVYSLDYARTRLANDAKASKKGGERQFNGLVDVYRKTLKSDGIAGLYRGFNISCVGIIVYRGLYFGMYDSLKPVLLTGNLQDSFFASFGLGWLITNGAGLASYPIDTVRRRMMMTSGEAVKYKSSFDAFSQIVKNEGAKSLFKGAGANILRAVAGAGVLAGYDKLQVIVFGKKYGSGGA, from the exons ATGGCAGATATGAACCAGCACCCAACTGTCTTCCAGAAGGCAGCTAACCAGCTACACCTGAGCTCAAGTCTTTCCCAAGATGTCCATGCTCGCCATGGGGGTGTGCAGCCTGCTGTTTACCAGAGGCGTTTTGCTTATGGCAACTACTCTAATGCTGGACTACAAACATGCCAAGCCACTCAGGATCTATCATTGATCACCTCAAATGCTTCACCAGTGTTTGTGCAGGCTCCTCAAGAGAAAGGACTTGCAGCTTTTGCCACTGACTTCCTCATGGGTGGAGTTTCTGCTGCTGTGTCAAAGACCGCTGCTGCCCCCATTGAACGTGTTAAACTTTTGATCCAAAATCAAGATGAGATGCTCAAGGCTGGTAGGCTCTCAGAACCATACAAGGGAATTGGCGATTGTTTTGGGAGGACAATCAAGGAAGAAGGGATTGGGTCTTTATGGAGAGGAAACACTGCTAATGTTATTCGTTATTTCCCCACTCAG GCCTTGAACTTTGCATTTAAGGATTACTTTAAGAGACTCTTCAACTTCAAGAAGGACCGCGATGGCTACTGGAAGTGGTTTGCCGGCAACCTTGCATCTGGTGGTGCTGCTGGTGCTTCCTCATTGCTCTTTGTCTACTCCTTGGACTATGCTCGTACCCGTCTTGCTAATGATGCCAAGGCCTCAAAGAAGGGAGGTGAGAGGCAGTTCAACGGTTTGGTTGATGTCTACAGGAAGACACTCAAATCTGATGGAATTGCTGGTCTGTACCGTGGATTCAACATTTCATGTGTTGGTATCATTGTTTACCGTGGTTTGTACTTTGGAATGTACGACTCTTTGAAGCCTGTTCTCTTGACTGGAAACCTGCAG GATAGTTTCTTTGCTAGTTTTGGTCTTGGTTGGCTCATCACCAATGGTGCTGGTCTTGCTTCCTACCCAATTGATACAGTCAGAAGAAGAATGATGATGACGTCTGGTGAGGCCGTTAAGTACAAGAGTTCGTTCGATGCATTCTCCCAGATTGTTAAGAACGAGGGTGCCAAATCCCTCTTCAAGGGTGCTGGTGCAAACATCCTCCGAGCTGTTGCTGGTGCTGGTGTGTTGGCCGGATACGACAAGCTTCAGGTCATTGTTTTTGGAAAGAAATACGGATCCGGTGGTGCCTAA